One stretch of Deinobacterium chartae DNA includes these proteins:
- a CDS encoding helix-turn-helix transcriptional regulator yields MTNDWLTQLRRGTVEYGVLALIGQFPRYGYDLVQSLGRWEPLAATEGTLYPLLRRLQKEGLIESYWQESETGPPRKYYRLTPTGQRQLNDMDRQWQDFASAVEALRLETFPETHHD; encoded by the coding sequence GTGACCAACGACTGGCTGACCCAGCTGCGGCGCGGCACCGTTGAATACGGGGTGCTGGCCCTGATCGGCCAGTTCCCCCGCTACGGCTACGACCTGGTGCAGAGCCTGGGACGCTGGGAACCGCTGGCCGCCACCGAGGGCACGCTGTACCCCCTCCTGCGGCGACTTCAGAAAGAAGGTCTGATCGAGTCGTACTGGCAGGAGTCCGAGACCGGCCCGCCCCGCAAGTACTACCGCCTCACCCCGACAGGACAGCGTCAGCTGAACGACATGGACCGCCAGTGGCAGGACTTCGCCTCCGCCGTAGAGGCCCTGCGCCTCGAGACTTTCCCGGAGACCCACCATGACTGA